AAATACTTTAATTTATGTAAAAGGACAAGGAATTGTACTTAATGAGCCCTCTGTTGTTGCAATAAGACAAGATAAAGCAGGTTTTCCTAAAAGTGTAGCAGCTGTAGGTTATAATGCTAAAAAAATGTTAGGAAGAACTCCTGGAAATATTGCAGCTATTAGACCAATGAAAGATGGTGTTATAGCAGATTTTTCTATTACTGAAAAAATGTTGCAACATTTTATTAAACAAGTACATAGTAATAGTTTTATGCGTCCTAGTCCAAGAGTATTAGTATGCGTTCCTGTAGGTGCTACTCAAGTTGAAAGAAGAGCTATTCGTGAATCAGCTCAAGGAGCTGGTGCAAGAGAAGTATTTTTAATAGAAGAACCGATGGCAGCAGCTATTGGAGCTGGTTTACCAGTTTCTGAAGCTACAGGTTCTATGGTTATAGATATAGGAGGAGGTACAACTGAAGTAGCTGTTATTTCTCTTAATGGAGTAGTATATTCTTCTTCTGTAAGAATAGGAGGAGATAAATTTGATGAAGCTATTATTAGCCATGTAAGACGAAATTATGGATCTTTAATTGGAGAAGCTACAGCTGAGAAAATTAAACATCAAATAGGTTCTGCTTATAATAATGAAGAAACATTAGAAATAGAAGTAAGAGGAAGAAATTTAGCTGAGGGAGTTCCAAGAAGTTTTACATTAAATTCTAATGAAATATTAGAAGCTCTTCAGGAACCTTTAACAGGAATAGTTAGTGCTGTTATGATTGCATTAGAACAATGTCCTCCTGAATTAGCTGCTGATATTGCAGAAAGAGGTATGGTTTTAACTGGAGGAGGTGCTTTATTAAAAAATTTTGATAAATTATTAATAGAAGAAACAGGAATAGCAGTTTCTATAGCAGAAGATCCATTAACTTGTGTTGCAAGAGGTGGAGGTAAAGCTTTAGATATGATTGATACACATGGAGGAGATTTATTTAGTGAAGAATAATTATAATTCTTAAGATGATATATTTATGAAATTAATTTTTGATAAAAAACCTATTTTAATTATTAGAATCATTATAGCAATGATAATTTCATTTATAATTATAACTACAGATATATATTCTAATTATTTTGTAAATATAAGATATTTTATTGATAAAAAACTTAGTCCTATATATTTGACTATAAATAAACCATATTATTTATATATAACTATATTAAGTTATTTTAAAAAAAATAATTTATTACAAAAACAAAATAGATGTTTATCTTATAAAATATTACAACAAAATATGAAATTATATAGTTTAAAAAAAATTCAATATGAAAATAATAATCTAAAAAAATTTTTTAAACTACCAATTGTAAAAGAAAAAAAAAATGTATTAGCAAAAATAATACCTATATATTTCCCTATATATAAAAATAAAATTTTTATTAATAAAGGTTATAAAGATAAAATAAAACAAGGAACAATTGTTCTTAATGAAGAAGGTATAATAGGTCGAGTCATAACAGTTAGAAAAAAAAATAGTCAGGTTTTATTAATTTGTAATAAAAATATTTTTATACCAGTACAAGTAAAAAATAGTGATATTAAATTTATAATTAATGGTCAAGGATGTAAAAAAAGATTACAATCTGAATATATATCATCAGATATTATTATAAATAAAGGAGATATTTTAATTACTTCTGGATTAGATGAAGAATATCCTGCAGGATATCCTGTTGGGATAATAACAAAAATAATATTTGATAAAGAAAAAAATTTAAAAAAAGCATATATAAAATCATTTATACAAATTGAAAAAATAAAATATTTATTATTATTAATTAATTAAAAAAAACATGAAAAATCATTTTTTAAAACTTTATATTTATTTGACATTAATAATATCATTATTTTTACAAATAATACTTACTAAAAATAGTAATATTATCTTTCATATATCATTTTTATTACTTACTTTAATTTATTGGTTATTAGAATATCCATATATTATTAATATAACAACAGGATTTTTTCTAGGATTAACTATAGATTTATTTACAAATAATATTTTAGGAATTTATAGTTTAATGTTAAGTGTATTGACATATTTTTTATTATCTAATTATAAATTAATTATAAATTTTAATATAATATACAAAATGTTATTTATAACATGTATTTTATATATCATAAATATGATTATATATTCTTTAAATAGTGTTGAATTTAATTATTGTAATTTATTTTTACAAAGTATTTTTAATGGTTTAATTTGGGTTATTATTTATTTTTGTTTCAAAAAAATTAATTTTATATGTAAAGATTTTCCTAATAAAAGGAAAAACATTCTATAATAATATTTTATAAAAAGTATTTTTCTAATGTTTAATTAAAGTAAGTACTACTACATAATATAAAAAAATATTTGTTTTTTATTTATTATAAACAAATATTTTTTTGTGGTAATCCTGCAATATTAGATGCTTGTCTTATGGATCCTTTCGGAAATAAATTAAAAAGAACTACACTATCCCAATTTATATTTTTATATTTTTTTTTTAATACATTTATTAAAATACGCAAATTAGGAGTTGTATTAAATTTTATATATAAAAAACGTAATGTATATATAACTTTCCAATGATTAGAAGTTAATATTATATTTTCTTTACAAGCTATTTTAAGAGCAAAATTTTCATTCCATAAATGAAATTCTTTTTTTTTTTTCTTAGATATAAACATTATAAAACCACATTAAAACATAAATATTTTAAGATATTTATCTTATTCATTAATAATAATTTTAGGAGGAAGAGAGATTCGAACTCTCGAATAGTTATATCTATTTCCGGTTTTCAAGACCGGTGCCTTCAACCACTCGGCCATTCCTCCATATTATATTTATAATTATATATTATATTGTGTATAATAATATATTTCATTAAAAATTCAAAGTAAATATTTAAAGATTAATTATTAAAAATATGAATAATAAAAATTTAAAATTAGGTAATTTATATATTATTTCTACACCAATAGGTAATTATAATGATATAAGTAATAGAGCTATAATAACTTTACGTAAAGTTGATTTAATACTAGCAGAAGATACAAGAAAAACAGGATTATTATTAAAAAATTTTAATATTAAAAATAAATTATATCCTTATTATGAATATAATGAAAAAAAAAATGCAAAATTTTTCTTAGAAAAAATAAAAAATGGTTATAATATTGGATTAGTTTCAGATTCTGGTACTCCATTAATTAGTGATCCTGGATATAAAATTGTTCAATTATGTCGCCAAAAATATGTAAATATTAAAATTATACCTATTCCTGGACCATGTGCAGCTATTTTAGCTTTATCAGTTTCAGGTTTAGCAACAGATAAGTTTTGCTATGAAGGATTTTTATCAAAAAAAACAAGTAAAAGAATAAAAAGATTAAATGAATTAAAATTTGAAAATAGAACTATAATTATTTATGAATCTAAACATAGAATATTAAAATGTTTATATGATATAGAAAATATTTTTGGAAAAAATAGATATATAATATTTGCTAAAGAATTAACAAAAAAATGGGAAAATATATATGGAAATAATATTTCAAATTTAATAAAATGGATAAAATTAGATATTAATAGATTAAAAGGAGAAATAGTATTAATTATAGAAGGATATAATTATAAAATTAATAAAAAAATTTCTTCTAAAATAATTCAGACATTTTTAATTTTAAAACAAGAATTATCAATTAAAAAAGCAATAAATATTACTTCAAAAATTTATTCTATAAAAAAAAATATATTATATAAATTTATCATAAATAATAAGTATTAATATTAATAAATATAATATATACTTAACTAATAAAGTTAATTAAAACAGTCGCTTTTACTATTTATTTATTATTAATATAATAAAAGAGGAAAGTCCGGACTCCATTGGGTTATAGTGCCAGATAATTACTGGGAAGTGTGAACTTACGAATAGTGCAACAGAAAAAATACCGCCAAAAATTTATTTTGGTAAGGGTGAAAAGGTATGGTAAAAGCATACCGATATATTAGTAATAATATATGTCAATGTAAACTCCACTAGGAGCAAGGCTAAATAAGATTTGTATAAACCCGTACTATAAATCTGGGTAAGCTGCTTGAAATAATAAGTGATTATTATTCTAGATAAATGACTGTTCTTGACAGAATCCGGCTTAATAATTATCTTTATTAAGATATTATTTTAATAAAAACATAATTTTATTTATTACAAATAATAATTATGTTTTTTCATATGCATATAGAATATTTTGCATTAATGTTGCTACAGTAATGGGACCTATACCACCAGGAACAGGAGTAATATATGCTGCTCTTTTTTTTGCTTTATTAAAATCAATATCACCTGTAATTTTATTTTTATTAATTA
Above is a genomic segment from Enterobacteriaceae endosymbiont of Donacia dentata containing:
- a CDS encoding rod shape-determining protein, coding for MLKKFRGMFSNDLSIDLGTANTLIYVKGQGIVLNEPSVVAIRQDKAGFPKSVAAVGYNAKKMLGRTPGNIAAIRPMKDGVIADFSITEKMLQHFIKQVHSNSFMRPSPRVLVCVPVGATQVERRAIRESAQGAGAREVFLIEEPMAAAIGAGLPVSEATGSMVIDIGGGTTEVAVISLNGVVYSSSVRIGGDKFDEAIISHVRRNYGSLIGEATAEKIKHQIGSAYNNEETLEIEVRGRNLAEGVPRSFTLNSNEILEALQEPLTGIVSAVMIALEQCPPELAADIAERGMVLTGGGALLKNFDKLLIEETGIAVSIAEDPLTCVARGGGKALDMIDTHGGDLFSEE
- the mreD gene encoding rod shape-determining protein MreD, whose protein sequence is MKNHFLKLYIYLTLIISLFLQIILTKNSNIIFHISFLLLTLIYWLLEYPYIINITTGFFLGLTIDLFTNNILGIYSLMLSVLTYFLLSNYKLIINFNIIYKMLFITCILYIINMIIYSLNSVEFNYCNLFLQSIFNGLIWVIIYFCFKKINFICKDFPNKRKNIL
- the mreC gene encoding rod shape-determining protein MreC encodes the protein MKLIFDKKPILIIRIIIAMIISFIIITTDIYSNYFVNIRYFIDKKLSPIYLTINKPYYLYITILSYFKKNNLLQKQNRCLSYKILQQNMKLYSLKKIQYENNNLKKFFKLPIVKEKKNVLAKIIPIYFPIYKNKIFINKGYKDKIKQGTIVLNEEGIIGRVITVRKKNSQVLLICNKNIFIPVQVKNSDIKFIINGQGCKKRLQSEYISSDIIINKGDILITSGLDEEYPAGYPVGIITKIIFDKEKNLKKAYIKSFIQIEKIKYLLLLIN
- a CDS encoding TusE/DsrC/DsvC family sulfur relay protein yields the protein MFISKKKKKEFHLWNENFALKIACKENIILTSNHWKVIYTLRFLYIKFNTTPNLRILINVLKKKYKNINWDSVVLFNLFPKGSIRQASNIAGLPQKNICL
- the rsmI gene encoding 16S rRNA (cytidine(1402)-2'-O)-methyltransferase; this encodes MNNKNLKLGNLYIISTPIGNYNDISNRAIITLRKVDLILAEDTRKTGLLLKNFNIKNKLYPYYEYNEKKNAKFFLEKIKNGYNIGLVSDSGTPLISDPGYKIVQLCRQKYVNIKIIPIPGPCAAILALSVSGLATDKFCYEGFLSKKTSKRIKRLNELKFENRTIIIYESKHRILKCLYDIENIFGKNRYIIFAKELTKKWENIYGNNISNLIKWIKLDINRLKGEIVLIIEGYNYKINKKISSKIIQTFLILKQELSIKKAINITSKIYSIKKNILYKFIINNKY